gtatatgatttaatttttcaaatgtaaATTCAATTCACGGAGGAAATTACAAAACAATGTGTTATTTATGTATAGATCCcaaaaatttactaaaaagatAAGAGAAATTTTAAAGTGGGAAAcgacttaaaagtaaaatgggaAGGTAAAGAGAGCAAGCGTGTTGGACATTTGTGGATGTGACATAGATTTAAGTTTTCAGGCATTAAGCTAAACGGCCACGTGTCACCACAAACTGTCATTTTCTATGCTTTGAGAGGTTTCAACGCGGGTTTAAactttttcaaaacgagtagTGAAAATTGACCAATCAATGAAtctttttaatcaaataattttgtcTTGGCATTGGGCTTCCACATTAAAAGCATGACTTCCATACTATCATCTTCCTCTAATTTCCCTTCTcagttatttataaatttgccACGTTATCTCCTATTCCATCCGTTCTggttaagatgacacattccttagccgCCATGAGATTTtaagagttattggttaaagtgtttaattggagagagagaaggtgggtgtaaatattaaagtagaaagataaagaaagatgaatattttaatagaagtgaaaaaaagtggttgagtgtattaattgaagagagaaaatttccaaaaaaagaaatgtagtatcatcttaattgggacaaattaaaaaggaaaacgtatCATGTTAAATGAGACGGGAGGAGTAATACAAAGTCAATCATAATGCAGCTCCCATATCATATAGCATGAGGACACATCAGATAATATTAATGATCAGagattaattttaagtttttttagtaagctaaaatagtactaccttcgtccgcaaaatattgtccaaatttgatttgacacgagttttaagaaatatagataaaagtaactaaaaaaagttggtggaacgtaggtctcacatttatttattagttttataatatattttgatccATTTACCAAAATTGGGAAAAAGCAAAGTGAATAACATTTTGtagacggaccaaaatagcaaaattagacaacatttaatggatggaaggagtactataatataatgatacttttcttatatttaattgttggaTATAATggaatgaatgaattaatgaaataaaaatataagtctTAATACTTTCTTCACAACTGAACAATCTTGTGACAACTATTGTAGTAGAGTTTTTTTCATTCTCCCGGAAACAAGAGATTTGATAGGCTGCACAGATTTTTCTGTTTTGGGGAAAAAGCTGAATAATTTTCTTCTGAGTTATGCACTTCTAGTAAAAGAGATATAATCtgaattttctagtaaatcaGAGATATGGACATTGTAAATGTGAAGAACAAAGGAAACAACAAACAGAATCACCCACGCAGGCTGCAGCCACATTGCTAACTGTATTATAGATTCTGTTTCATGATAATCTTCTAATTCATGACACCCTAGTGATGTGTTACACAGCTAATTAGAGCAATTAGATGAACTAATTAATCATTAACAACTAGCAACTAATTCCAATAACTCCACTCAATTTTCAACACCTCGACATccaaaaacacacaaaacgaatatcacattttaaatcttaaaaCACACACAATCAAGATTTTTAAAGGGATGTTTCGAATGACCTTAATTAACTAgtcaaaaaatccaaaatgcTACTCTACTACACACTCTGGAATTCGAGCTAATAGACTGAAAAAAAAGTTTGCAACTTTTATACTCTATATGTTACGTAGTattacctccgtcccccaaaatttgctacactttgacccgacacggattttaagaaatgtaatggaaagtgagttgaaaaagttggtgggatgtgggtcctacttttaaagtattagttttataataaaatgtgagtaggaatgagttagtggaatatggggtccactaccaaaaatggtaaaagtgaagtgtatcaaatttttagggacggaccgaaatggtaatatgtatcaaattttcagggacaaaGGTAGtaatagattaattttttcattttagtacgttccataatagtgaagtcatttcttttttagtaaaagtaacacttttcttctcacttacttttcccccctcttactttattccctctactttttcctcttttctactttattatccttttatttaatacattacactctattttttttaaccttggtaccaaaaagaaatatctctattactatggaacggaggtagtattatgTTACAAACTTATCCCATATTGGTATGAGGCCTTTTTTAGAGTGATCCAAATATAAATCCGTCCTGGCTTGACTGCACCCAATACAGAAAACATCAAACTAATATACCGTCGATGATCCCACCATAACCAACAAGAAGATTTGGGCTGTGGTGACTTGGTTTGGAGCCGAGCCGATAGAATAGTGGGACAGAGTATCCGACGTGGCAAGTAAGAAGGTGGTCTCGTTTATTATTAGAGTCCCCCGTTTCTAATATCCAACACGTGGGCTTCTCCTACATGTTAGAAGTGGACCTCCGTCTCCGCAATTCgctctatatatacatgtattcaatcactcaaattcaaacacaatcaaattctctcttactaaaCATCAATCTTTGCACACTTCCAAAATAGGTTGCCATGACCACTCCCAAATTATATGCAAGTGAACTTGGGTCTTGTACACACAATTCATTCCCATTCAACAAGCCACAACCACCACAAAAGCACTCCTCCCACATCATCAAATGCTCCCTCCACACCCCCACACTCCACTTCCCTAAACAATCCTCCACTATCTCCTCCCCTCAAAAACAAACTCCCCAATGGAACATCCTACAAAAGGCCGCCTCCACGGCCCTGGAGGCCGTCGAGGCCGCCCTCACCGCCCACGAGCAGAAACACCCCCTCCCGAAAACCGCTGATCCCCGGGTCCAAATCGCCGGGAACTTCGCCCCGGTTCCCGAGCAGCCCGTGAGGCACAACCTCCCCGTGGTCGGAAAAATCCCGGACGCCATCCGCGGCGTCTACGTCAGAAACGGCGCGAACCCACTCTTCGAGCCGGTGGCCGGGCACCACTTCTTCGACGGCGACGGCATGATCCACTCCGTCCAATTCCAAAACGGCGCGGTTAGCTATGCGTGCCGGTTCACCGAGACGCAGCGCCTCGTCCAGGAGCGCTCCCTTGGCCGGGCCATTTTCCCCAAGGCCATTGGCGAGCTCCATGGCCACTCTGGCATAGCGAGGCTCCTCCTCTTCTACGCCCGCAGCCTCTTCCGCCTCGTCGACCCCACCCGCGGTACCGGCGTCGCCAACGCCGGCCTAGTCTTCTTCAACAACCGCCTTCTCGCCATGTCCGAAGACGACCTCCCTTACCACGTCAGAGTCACCTCCTCCGGTGACCTCAAAACCGTCGGCCGTTACGATTTTAACGGACAGCTCGATGGAACAATGATCGCTCATCCTAAAATTGACCCGGCCACCGGGGAAATGTTCGCCCTGAGCTACGACGTCATCCGGAAGCCTTACCTCAAATACTTCCGCTTCCAgaaaaatggtgaaaaatCGGAAGATGTCGAAATTCCGGTGGCGGAGCCGACAATGATGCACGACTTCGCCATCACGGAGAATTTCGTGATCATCCCCGACCAGCAGGTGGTGTTCAAGCTGTCGGAGATGATCCGGGGCGGCTCCCCGGTCGTCTACGACAAAAACAAGACATCCAGATTTGGCGTACTGAATAAGTACGCCAAATCTGCGAGTGGGATTAACTGGGTCGAGGTGCCAGACTGCTTCTGCTTCCATCTCTGGAATGCATGGGAGGAGCCGGAGACTGACGAGGTCGTCGTCATCGGCTCCTGCATGACCCCGCCAGACTCCATCTTCAACGAAAGCGACGAGGGATTGAAGAGCGTTTTATCCGAAATCCGACTAAATTTGAAGACCGGAAAGTCGACAAGGCGGCCGATCATGTCCGAGCCCGATCAGGTCAACCTCGAGGCCGGCTTGGTCAACCGGAACAGGCTCGGGAGGAAGACTCGCTACGCCTATCTCGCCATCGCCGAGCCCTGGCCTAAAGTCTCTGGTTTCGCAAAAGTCGACTTGTTAACCGGGCAAGTCGAAAAATTCTTTTATGGAGACGAGAAATACGGAGGCGAGCCTCAATTCCTCCCGGTCTCGTCCTCCTCTGAGGACGAGGCCGAGGACGAGGGCTACATTCTTGCCTTCGTGCACGATGAAAAGAATTGGAAATCCGAGCTACAGATTGTGAATGCAAAGACGATGAAGCTAGAGGCGACCGTTAAGCTTCCTTCGCGAGTTCCTTATGGATTTCACGGTACATTCATCGCGGCGAAGGACTTGGCCGGACAGCTTTGATTTGGCCGGAATTAGGAGATTTTCAAACAGTAGAGAATTGCCTGAGGGATGGCTGCGATGCGTCCCCGGAATCTTGCTGCTGTGGTGAAGAAGAGCCCTCCATTTGTTCATGTGGAAGAGgcttaattagattaatttggaatgtttttttttatttttgttgaaatttaatGTGGGGGGGTTTTAGGAGAAAGCAGCTTGTAGCTTTGGGGTTATGGAAGCTCAGCTGTTTACTGCTTATTCTTTCACATTTTGTGTGcaaatctcatatttttaatgattttacACAGTTTTTACACAGGAACAGTTTgtgaattattagtattactattCGTTCGGTTTTGCTCTGTTTACATTGCAACAATTTCTGAATTATTTACTTcgataactaaaaatataaacatttttattttaattgtattttttatatattttattgggaACGGAGTAATGTGTCAGTCATTTGTTAAAATTGCATTTGAAAAACGTGattgctattttttttcttatgtgCAAGTTAATTTACTAAGTAACAAACTAAAAGCATTTCTCAGAAGATGCAGAGGAATTTGCTCACACcagttaaattaaatttgacacAAATCTAAGTgatatcatcattttttatactactacttatattttcttcacccgtcattaaatatctcatttttctatttcatgtcatctcatttttgttattttcaggTAGCAGAACTCAGATTCAACTCACTCATTCTACTcagattttattataatattaatatttatattccattaattttactatccaattttttacataagtatgaaatatttaatcatgtacATGGAGAGTATTTTCTATTGGGGTACAGAGCAATCAAGTAATTGGCTCAAACACAACCAAAACCAATCCGACAAAATATttccattaaaataataaatgaagatAATGACTGCCCGAATTTGGAGCATAGCCCACCTTCAATTCTGATGGATGGTGGGCGTCGGAAGTATCAAAATggtacaaaaatatatatgtctCATCTACATAGTCTTCATGCAAAATCAGCATGTTATTTCTGGCACCTTTTGATTGGTCAATTCTAAGTGGCTTGGATTTGTTAATCAGCCAATGGCACGTCAAAACTCTATTAGTCCCTAATTTTCCAATACCTACCgttgatttttttatctttaggAAAGGTCCAATCTTGTAATCCTATCGTCAAAAGAAACGTAATTTATATTTGTCCTTAGCTGAAATATTGTTTATTAGGCTCCTAGATTCTGCATTTATAATACCTGATCGTTAGATTGAGGatgatttatttacttttacttctagttttagtttttgggatgatttatttacttttttttttagttttagttcATACTCTATTCGTCTCATAATAAGgttatattttgtcattttcatgtCTTATAATAAAAGTTCTACGTTCaactaacttatttcacttatattttattataaaattgatatatataagGGAGATCCATTTTCCACTGACTTattcaattcacttttttttacgGTTCTTAAAACCTAtgccaaaattaaatatgactCATATTATGAGACGGAGAGAACAGTGGATAAACCAATAGATAGTGTGGCTTTTCCTTTAGTTTGCATCTCTTGATAGAGGGAGTTGAATACTAAAGTATGTACCTAAATGttgttaattagttgatttttttgagtttatgttttatttgatgtAGATAGGATGAATCTAAAAGCTTataataagattaaaattaagGTATATTCATTGAACTTTCTcagatttttagattttgtaaGATCATATCTTAaagccaaaataaaaaaattgaggcATCTATCTATATAATTGGTCACGAAGTCTAAACTTCAATTCAGCTGGGGAATAACAAAAAAGATCTGGCCACCTCAcctatataatttatactagtCGACCAGATTAGATGTTTAGACATcgtttctttttctccttttattAATAAgtgatttatataataaaattcaattggCCTACCAGTATCTAAAATTAGTCTGCAATAATGCGAGAATGCTATACCTGGAAGGTTAAGATTGGTCAATAGATTTGTGAAAGTGGTGTAGTGGGCTATATCGGAATacgatattaattaattaatttgattgattatttGCAGTCAATGGGGGCGTAATTATGAACCAGCAATTTACTCCTGAATTTGGTGGTAacaaactataattaataaagcaCTACTCCACGCTAATCGGGGTCAATACTTATTGAAACATGACATCAAAGTTTTGTGGAATTGGAAATGTGGAGTacttatttattctttatattttaaatagggtttttggctttaaaaataaaaaactttcaTCGAATTCTGATTTTCTCACGAACTATGAGATTGgattttaaaaccacgaactttagATTcgtttgatatttttcaaccCGACCCGAACTCAATTTTCCGGTGCAAAATTGTCCAACATGGACAGTTAAATATGACTTGGAAATTGGTTTGTTGACCGTGAAATaccactattttttaattaaaacttggaattaaaaatttattttcacatCTCTGACGAATTTCTCTTTGCGCAATGCAACGGTGCCGTCTTCGCCGAATTCACGGCGGCTTCAGTGCCGTCACCGGCGTCTCTAAATCCATCACCTCACGCCGCTGCCTACAGCTTtgttctcatctctctttcatttctctttctctgGCCTCTCACGACCAGATTCAGCCGCCGgatgatgcactattttttagcactattcatacctgcaagtatacagagtagcaACACTATAGCTAAAGGTCTGTACCGGATATCGAGCACGGAGAAAACAAACACGGACTGTCTATCTTCTAcaaagactcaattactatttggaaaaccGAAAGATTTTGGAAAACTTTGAAAACTGAAAGCAATTGAAAGCAGTGAACAACTGATTGcagataaaacaaaaaagataaaagtatAGAGAATACGggaattctagggatgtgcgttcacagttatggttatacaagtttcaaactacaataccctagcacagttattactttgataggactagtcacctagcttatgctcatgcgatgcaaacgttgattactaacatttgggttgtcaatcctaacacgtaactcctaaaagctcctaagacccttgaaaagtcctcactctcaattaacaatgccgttttaaaggaagctaattgtagtctctactaagtggacctaatgatgcactattttttagcactataaatacctgcaagtatgcAGAGTACgaatagtatagctaaaggtcaataccggatatcgaacacggggaaaacaaacacaaagtgtctatcttctactaaaactcaattactatctggagaaccGAAagattttggaaacttttgaaaactgaaaacaattaaaagcaaataacaaTTAGATGCAGATGAATCATAGAGATAAACGATggagataaggggaattccaggTATGTGcattcacagttatggttatacaaattccaatctacaataccctagcatagttattactttgatagggcGAGTTGCCTAGCTTATgatcatgcgatgcaaacgttgattactaacattagggttgttaatcctaacacgtaactccaaaaagctcctaagacccttgaaaagtcctcactctcaattaacaatgtcgttttaaaggaagctaaccgtagcgtctactaagtggacctaactcgctagaactctctcacagttatgaaacAAGTTATTTTAAATCATTCACAATTatgtcactcaattatgaagcatcaagattaacttagggaagaaacaaagtaaaaataaaacagatatTAAAGGCAAAATCGCGTCTGGATTTGGTGATTTATAATGGTGGGGGTGTGTGCAAGGAAGGAATTAGAGAATGAATGGAGAAAGGAGAAGGAAAACTTACCTTTTAAAGGCAAAATCGCGTCTGGTCTCTCTGTGGCGACCGCAGCGTAATGTGTGGCGGGCCGACACACGGGCTGCGAAAAACTGCGCTTTCCTGGCGGGCCGCCGCG
The genomic region above belongs to Salvia hispanica cultivar TCC Black 2014 chromosome 3, UniMelb_Shisp_WGS_1.0, whole genome shotgun sequence and contains:
- the LOC125211161 gene encoding 9-cis-epoxycarotenoid dioxygenase NCED1, chloroplastic-like is translated as MTTPKLYASELGSCTHNSFPFNKPQPPQKHSSHIIKCSLHTPTLHFPKQSSTISSPQKQTPQWNILQKAASTALEAVEAALTAHEQKHPLPKTADPRVQIAGNFAPVPEQPVRHNLPVVGKIPDAIRGVYVRNGANPLFEPVAGHHFFDGDGMIHSVQFQNGAVSYACRFTETQRLVQERSLGRAIFPKAIGELHGHSGIARLLLFYARSLFRLVDPTRGTGVANAGLVFFNNRLLAMSEDDLPYHVRVTSSGDLKTVGRYDFNGQLDGTMIAHPKIDPATGEMFALSYDVIRKPYLKYFRFQKNGEKSEDVEIPVAEPTMMHDFAITENFVIIPDQQVVFKLSEMIRGGSPVVYDKNKTSRFGVLNKYAKSASGINWVEVPDCFCFHLWNAWEEPETDEVVVIGSCMTPPDSIFNESDEGLKSVLSEIRLNLKTGKSTRRPIMSEPDQVNLEAGLVNRNRLGRKTRYAYLAIAEPWPKVSGFAKVDLLTGQVEKFFYGDEKYGGEPQFLPVSSSSEDEAEDEGYILAFVHDEKNWKSELQIVNAKTMKLEATVKLPSRVPYGFHGTFIAAKDLAGQL